TTGAGCGAAAAGAGTTCACTAGCATGTTTAACCTTGAATCATCTTTGGTTTTTGGGTTAATCATGTATATTAGTGAGTAGATCTATctaggattcatgggctagggtgattaagggtgattagtgaagatctagggtgtttagtgttaaatCTACTTCTTtccttgcttgttgagggttctcaatactattttggtcttgatcatactaaaatagatccttagacatttcctgcccgaaaggtgtatgatgaaatgtctgaaccaactcttcaatgcttttaatgcattttgccaaagagatttgttgttaaaggtgttaagattgctagtagacttgttctccatgattgctttagtaacattcaaccaaagggatttgatgcttgagttgctttagcaaatgaacattcatctagggatagagcttgtttagtattgtgtctaggcataaggaaagtgcttgattgatagcttgtcacctttagattagacataaaatataattaaagtgAATTATTAACATCGTAAATAACTTAGGCTACATGCTTATCCTATTTTACTTATGCAAGTTTTCATAGCACCATTCATCTTGGTATAAGGAAAGATTGAGTCACACTCAACTTCGATCCTTGAACATGCAACTAGTATTAATACGGCGCATAATGATCCCTTCCATTGACTTTGattatttaagaaattaattGAAAAAGTATATAATCGACTAGTTAGTAACTTAATTGATCATTTCGTCTTGTATCCTTTAATATAGGGGAAGCATTTGCAAAATGGGTTAACACGCAATAACACGAAAAATGCTTATGTGTCAGTCTCACGTTCATTTAACAACTAATGTATTCacacactaatttttttaactaattttttttagtttttcgtATTATTAGTTTTTGTATTGTTGAAAGAAATAAACTACAAAATCGTTAAGATTCACATCAACTAAAATGtcagaataaaaatatttttagaaattgaaaATTCCGTATTTTTTGCCGAACTTGGCCATAGTTGAGATTTATgcatacaaaagaaaataataattatgattgGCTATGAATTAAAAAGAATTAGATGAAAAACACCATACAAAGTTAGATCTTAGTTTagcaaaatattaattttctttacaAAATTTCTATATCAAACCAAGaattagaaatataataaaattgtagaaaaaatcagaaatcagaaaagttttaaaaaaataaaattcgccAAATCGATTGAAAAACATAATTCATGTAGCGAGTGAAGAGATCACATTATTTCCGAAGCAACTCTAACCTATTTCAGTcgattatattatgtttttattatatttaccaaatatttttataaaagtacATGTTATTGATTATAGACTTCATCTTGCCCAATAGTATTGACACCACGTCTAACCATTTTATTGGTATTTTTAAAGAGTGGTCCAATAATTATGTATGTAAAATAAGCCCAACATAttagttttacatttatttatttttctttattagtAGAAAAAAGTATTTGGATCCGAAGAACCGAACTTGATTTGAAATTAATAgtaaacacaaattaaaaaatataaagtattcAAATggatttaaagtttaatatCCGGATAACCAGATCCGAATTCAatccaaactaaaatattttgaataccgaaaaatatctaaaacataattatatacttaaatatattatttcttttaaattttatatctattagatattaattaatatgaaaatacctaaaataataaaatatgttcataatactgaaaatatattattttctccatgtaaatatttaaattaaactatttttatgtaaatataagtATTTAgtcttatattatttaaatttttaaattttatattatttttatttttggattttaaagattaagtatatttggatttttttttttaaactacataattaaaaaagataCTCAAACTCGAACCTGAACTGAACATgctaaaaaatgtaaatatctgaatcatatttaaatttctaactctaaaaatcaaaatctgaaATCCGAATACATCAACTAAACCCGAACAGATATTCAAATGCTCATCTCTTGAAAAAATATAcgacatatttttattataatttaaaataaataatcttttttttttgaacgtctggatcgattattatcgattaattatgttattacaatgatgagaatattacaaagacgattatacagccgacaattctaccatcttgtgagaatacacgcctgactgcacttttccgagccgtcctatgagattcATGTTCGATGGTATGCcttgcaccaagctgaagatctcctgtaatcTGTTTCTCCATaagctgcataatttggtattttctgggatTTGAACCCCAGACTTCCGGATGTAGAAACATTACATGAACCCTTAGTGAAACCATTGGACAAGGGGCTTCCACAAATAAAATCACATATATTCTGCACACGGCGCAAACGGCGCAAATTACTACCTATTTTTCTTATTGACTCTCCCTTAGCGCACGTCAATTGAAGTACGTGAACTTGAATAAGATATGATTAATGAAATGTTTTGActtaagaaaacattttaagTATAAGGATAACATTTATATATGGGAGATTCGAAGAACCTTTCGGTGTGATCATTGGCCCAAATTCTTTTCTGTTTTGTAAAGAAATTAGCCCAATATTTCTCCgtattattttccttttgtcACGTTCCGTAAAGTAACCATGTTACTCCACTCCACCATCGTTAATCTTTACAtcacatatatttttcagaAGAGAATCAAGAATAATTTTAATTCTTACACAAATTACTCGGAGTTTGAAAATGTAACTTTGCTCGTATCATCTAACATATGTGGATGATTTATGGTGGTGAGTGGGAAACACAATATCACATATATTCGgaataatttgattatttatttacctTAATTGGCCTAAACTCTCTTTCTCATTTTTGACAtcaaactcttttcttttattttgctATTTAACATAGTTACACGACATGCAAAaattcttttctattttttaaataaaaatagagttCTCACTCGAAAGttcaaaacatttatatatatttaatgaattatcacTAGTAACTAATCTTTTAATTCCTATAAAAAAAGTATAATCTCTATCTTTTTTTGTTGGCAAAACAACAAGGTTTGTATTTGAAAACAAATTGGTCACTAAAGCCAATCTTTTGCTATTATAATAACTGGCTACATGCATTGATATTGTGTCCCACTCTCCACAAATCATCATGCATATTACATAGGTAGCAAGCGTTGCCAACGTGAGTTGCGACCATTGAATATTAGATTCCTCGTTCTTTGTCAACCATTGATATGTTCTTGTTTAAGTTACCGAATTGAATCAACAATATTCCAAGGATGAAGGATCTGTAAGCAAGAGGCTTAAACCACTTGGTTGCTAGTTGCTACCTTAAGATATACGAAATAGGGTACACTCAAGCCTAAAAGAGCGAACCGTATTTAGACGTTAAATTTGACGGTTATTTCTGCATTTATTCATTGAAtccgtttgttttttttttccttaaacgTTGGTAAATaggaaaggaaacaaaacagaaaaattgATCTCACTCCCTGGTTTCTCTCTTTCAAAGAGTTATCTAGTGTTCCACTATCCCACATATTAACAAAACATAGATTTAATGAACTGTTTGGACCAAGAGTTAGCAGTTCTCACCTAAAACTtcttatttggttttattaccATACTTAATATAAAGTGAAATAGTATAAGAATATCTCAATCACAATCCTTATGATTATGTTTTTACTaatgtttcaaattttcaatattaCGTAGCTACTCAGGTGTTTCCTCCTTTTTCACGTATAAGTAAGAAAACTATGTCTATTGATGAAGTTATGAAAGCAATACAATAATATCACTCATCACATCATCACTTACCCTTCTAAGTGTCACGTTAGTTCTTTGTCTCCATCATTATATGGAATTCAACTCTACTTTTTCTCCATGGATTCTGATGGGTCAGATACAAAAATACTTTCAAgacattaattataaaataactacAAGCACTTAATATCAAGATTAACTTTTTTTGTCTACTGGTTTAACTTCAAgatcactacaaaaaaaaacatgtattgCATCACATAAATAGTATCATAAACATAAATGATACTAGTTTAAATTACTTATTAACAAATGATACAAATTATGTTATTATAACATCAGTTATactaaatgatattttattaatttatttagtaTCATTTCAATGAAACTGATACAAAATATGAGTTTACATCATTTAAATAACTGATACATATACAAATTAGTGTTAACATTACTTATATAAATGATACAAAATTAACATCATTTAAATAAAGGAAGCAAGTGTTAcatcaataataaaatgatactAACATCATTCAGTTTAAATTAAAGTAGAGTTCGTGGTAGTTAGTCAAAAACAATTTAGGTCAAAATAttcaatattaataatataaatttatatcatcaatataaataatggatgtcttataaaaattgtattgatttttaattaattcataaaattgattgaatttgcatagtggtttatatatatgtaaataaacattttaaaaatcttcatGGCTTAAATGAGTTCaacgtcaaaaaaaaaatttaaatgtatttacataaactgatattttgtattaataaattGTAACAGATAATGAATATTGATTAAATAAAAGCTATCACTATTTAAATTCATGTATCTACAatctatataaatatctaaataatgaaaaatgagTTATCTTAAAAGGAAAAATTACTATGAAAATGCTATAATTAATGTCATAGTTAAGTACTAGCGGTTAATTTCACGGTCATTGTTgagatattttgtaaaacaaaatatgtCATTCATGATAAATTTGTTGCCATGAATATAGGGATTTGCCCCGATTTTTCCTCAAAATTTTGactagtaaattttttttaaatcatccACTATCCTCTTAATTACCACGCCACAATCATCTTCTTCTACTCCTCTCTCTTTTAAAGAACGTTGCTAACAGTTTTGATATTCGATGATGATCTCTCATATTCATTTTGTAAAATCTTTTCTCATATTATCATGTTTGGTTTTCATTTCTTCATATCTTTCGATATTATTCAGAATGGGTTTTATATTGTGAACTTTGAGATCATAGAGAGAGACACTACTAATCACTGGAAGAGTATGTCTTCTACGTACATCTATGGATAAACTAACAGAAAAGAAAGGTACTTCAAAATTCTATGATATCTATACTTTTGAATAGTTGATCTAAAAATTTAATCCTTTTGATtatcttttactttttgtaGGTTGGAAATGTATTCAAGTGTGATGATATTCAAATGATAGCTATTGGGACACTTGCAATCAAGAGGAAGAAATATAGCAGAGGAATGAAGAACATCAAACAAACACAAGAATATGTATACACGATTCAAATCAATGTTATTGAGTTTgatttacgatttttttttcaattctgtAAATggtattttttatgtattaataGAAATTATCTCATAAtactttaattttgtttctgttatGAAAATCttaatagatattaaaaagatttgtgctataaaataataattaataataataattaattacgGAACAAATTATAATAggattattaataatttatcaataatcaaatattttatttaccttaaaattaaaattcacatTAACATCAATTGTTGTAACTGATAAAAATATTCAACATCATTTATATTAAGTGATACAAATATTGACATCAATTTTTGCAAGTGACGCATATTAACACCAATTACAATAAATGATgcaaatattataaatgttaaCATCAATTATGTTTTAAACTGATGTgaattatttgcatcaccactttcagagtcatttttataaatgatgtaaaattCACTTGTATCATTTATAACTAATGcaaatatttagaataaatgATTCAatatacttctttttttgtagtgGATTAACTTTATCACATAATGATTCATATAATACCCTATTACCCTGCATTCTGCAGACGTTTAGTACGGAACGGAAACTTTAGGTACCTGAGCACGATTAGAGAAACATTAATCATAAGCAACTTCAcgagaaaaaaatcatttcatcAAAAGTCTAAAACGAATTTGTTATCCATACTCGTGATCCTCGGTAATACACTATTTTAATAACTTAGATGTAGTAAAGAAATAAAAGCAATATAGTTTTGCAGCTTGATCATCACGCTGGAGGTGCAGCAAAAGTGCAAAGACTTTGCGTGCTCTTCTCATGAATTAACGAACTCTTCGCATTTCCACGTACGTTGTTTCGTGTATTTCTCCAATAAAAGTATATTAACCACTGGAATTTCACTTTTCTATCTTTTGTTCTACTTCTCCTGATTTCTCTTTCACACtagatattatttatataaacttattttCAAAGATTTAGTTTTTGCTTGCGTTGTAAAGAACAAAAAGCTATGCGTttctaaattgaaaaaaaaatcgatgttcTTTAAACTTTCAAACAAATTAActaaattatgtaaaatataagaTTATATTATGTTAATAATAGTTCTTTTTGTAAATTCAGGAGTAAACTTGGATGAATGTTTGAAATATTTAACATCCGGAGCTAAAAGTGCATTGAAAATGTAGTTCAatcatgtttatttatttttcaatttttagcTGAGCATTGCTCTAATTCTTTATCATCAATATTGTATATGAACCTAATATTCCATTTTTACATAACAACAGATCTtggatatatatttatatgatacCTTTTGATGAATGAATAACAATCATGCAAAACAAATTGACACCTAATTTCTTATTCATTCAAAAGGTTGCTTTATGTTCATGCCAAATCCAATAATCCTTTTTCTATTccaaaaattagtaaaaaaaatctaatagaacaaacaaaaaaatctcttcatATACATCACAAACACTATAAATGCATTCCATAACCGCTACAACTTCCCACACCAGCACCACTACCGCACTACTCCACTCTTCTCTCTTTAAGTATCTCTAAACAAGTGTACGTTAACGACATACAATGGCTTCACTTCTTGTCCtcttcgtcgtcttcttcttcttctcctcttgttTTGCTCAATCCTACAATGTCTTGTCTTTCGGAGCTAAACCGGACGGAAAAACAGACGCAACCAAAGCGTTTATGGCGGTTTGGGAAACCGCTTGTGCCTCGTCTCGTCCAGTTACCATCGTTTTTCCTAAAGGCAGGTTCTTGGTAAGAAGTCTTAACTTCGACGGTTCGAAGTGCAAGCCTAAGCCCGTTACGTTCCGTATAGACGGTACATTGGTGGCTCCGGCTGATTTTCGAGTTATCGGAAATGAAGACTACTGGATTTTTTTCCAGCATCTCGACGGCGTCACCGTCTACGGTGGAGTTCTTGACGCTCGAGGAACTTCTCTGTGGGATTGTAAAATTCCGGCAAGAATTGCCCCAGCGGAGCCACTGTACGtattctttctgtttttataatatataagatttgaataaaatcacaaaaactcgtttaaaaaaatcacaaaaaacttTCTTTAAAAtcattactaaaataaaaataaaaataatttaaccaaTCATTAGAAATGTTAAATATAATTGATTGAGCatctttaattaataaattaaaatcaacataaaaatgttaaacatttatattttgaaacaacaatttttaaaaagaattatcATATATTATAAGACGGGAGAGAGTATTTATAAGCATTAATGTCAATGCTAATGACATTTCCATAGTAagaattatataactaatgttaCACTTTTCTCAGCTATTAAGTTTAACGATTTCTTAAAGATAATCCCACCATCTCCAATTCACATGGACCAAGTGACAAACCATACATTCATATATcaatatcatatataatttaaatgagaCGGTTCTTATCATGTGAATCAACAGACAATAGGGTTTCAGAGCTCGAGCAACGTCGTCGTTTCCGGGCTGACGTCACTTAACAGTCAGATGTTCCACGTCGTCATCAACGGTTGCAACAACGTAAAGCTCCAAGGAGTCAAAGTATTAGCCGCAGGAAACAGCCCCAACACAGACGGTATCCACGTTCAGTCTTCCTCCACCGTCTCTATCTTCAACACAAAAATTTCCACCGGCGATGATTGTGTCTCCATCGGTCCAGGAACTAATGGTTTATGGATTGAAAATGTTGCATGTGGTCCTGGTCACGGCATcaggtaaatatatatatatatctacattcATATTGTATAATGTCATGGTAATTTAAATATAGAGCCAGTTTTGAtcacatactttttttttgaaaaattatcaCATATATACTTTAGTCtccaaatttgttaaaaaaattttatatatatatatatatatatatatatatatatatatatatatatatatttatagcaTTGtctctaaattatttttaaaaactagtgattaaacataatatttttgaatcaaagAACAAACAAGATAATATTATAACTCTATTTGTTTCATTGATAAGCATTGATATATCAGTTGGTTTgatacaaaatattttgtatgGAATATTGCATTTACAGCATTGGCAGCCTGGGGAAAGATAGCGTGGAGGCAGGTGTACAGAACGTGACAGTTAAAACGGTGACCTTTACCGGAACAGACAACGGGGTTAGAATCAAGTCATGGGCCAGGCCCAGTAGTGGATTCGCTAGGAACATCCGTTTTCAACATTGTGTAATGAACAACGTAGGGAACCCAATTCTTATTGACCAAAACTATTGTCCTCGTAACGAAAACTGCCCTGGCCAGGTACTTaagttaatttaattatataaatacatttgaCATTAGagtttaatcatatttttcgTAATTATTTATTCAGGTTTCGGGTATCAAAATCAGCGATGTGTTGTTCGTCGATATACATGGAACATCGGCGACTGAAGTTGGAGTGAAACTTGATTGTAGTCCAAAGAAACCGTGTACCGGAATTAGACTTGAGGATGTGAAGTTAACGTACCGGAATAAACCGGCTGCATCGGCTTGTATTCACGCAGGAGGAATCGAAGCTGGGTTTCTTCAGCCAAACTGCCTTTGAcgacaacaaaaatattatataaaagttcACAAGTAGTGATATTGTAAATTATAGTTTCCTTGTTTATCTTGCAATACGTATGGCTCGGCATCACACGGTGGGAACTTAAAATGCATGAGCCTGTGGCGGTTGAAGGCACACTTTAGCCTAGAGCCTGGCCTTGCTTTGTAGATGATAGTCCATTGCAACCATTGATGGTTTTGATATGTGTTGTGTAAGTTGTgttcttgattaaatttaatattaatattattagcCTGTTTTGGGAACTTACTTTTTTAACTACAGAATAGATTTTGATTCGCATTAcgaatgtatattttaaaaatatattgctatttattttttatatcaatatCAAAGttggtaaaaaaatttaaatctgaagaaccgaaccgatcacggTCCGAAAGAgtagtaccaaacccgaaccaaaattgattaatatccaaattatttaaaattttaatatttagacaaccgaaaccataaccaattcgaaccaaagtattttggatatcaaaatgtatccggaaaagatttatatacttatatatattaattatttttagttttaatatatataaaaacatccagaatatatatgatacttttaagttggtttaaatccttgaaaatatataaaatagtcaaatataaatatctaacatagtggaagtacactcaaaacaccaaaaatgttttaaaataattattgatttttgatccaaaatttaaaccaaatcaatttatatgttaagtttaggtattctgacatatgttattcaaatttatatacaatacattattttatttatagattttaaaaaattcaaaatatataatgaatttttaaaaaataatttaaatgggttatccgaacccgaactgaacccgcaaagatccgaatataattcaaactgaaatttagaaatatttgaatgggctgaaatctttgatccaaaaaaccaaaaactcaaacagatccgaaacgaacccgaatggatacctgaacgcctagtcatagtcataattcgaactgaaatttagaaatatataaatagggctgaaatctttgatcccggaAACCCGaacccaaacagatctgaaacgaaccggaatggatacctgaacgtccagccctagtcactattatgtatcatatatatgtcatcgtataattaattgtattggtccatcatataattaatcatataattaatagtattttatatgtatcatcttataaataatcacatatattatattcttaaagtttaatgtaaaatataaaaacaataatttaagttggtatatgaaattaatctttttgttttatttttattatatatattaaaaacaatttttaataatggttattgaaaaatatttagtaaaaataaatttttgaatatatgcatattttaaatgaattttgatataaatcaactttaaattattattttgatttaaaatatgtatataaaatttaaattttattttatgattattttagacaaaacaacatttttaggtaattagattagtccattttgtatattttaaaactgatatacttttatccatgttttaaaattttaattttgcattagttttctatgaattattattaattttattttttttttttgaaaattgaactcttaaaatttttatatttgactaaactaaataaggtaataatactgtttttaaaaattgttttatataatatactatttatattcagtttgtgtttttattttcaccataaagaattgtaagtaaaaaaattgtaaatatagtgacaaaattgtaaataaaatgaaatatagaaagaaagttgtttaatttattgtaaaaacaatggctaaatatttaaataaaaagaagtattaaatatgctattcatgtttctaaacaatttttatttgttattaatttattgaaaatataatgaCTAAATGTGCAAATAAAAGAACATCTCTATTATCCATAttgccaaacatatctcatttattctagtatctatgtttccaaacatatctcatttattctatctatcttattaaaatagaagtacactttgAAATTAAtcctaaaaattttaaaatatttacaacctaatgccactgaagtaattaataaacctaattttgaggattttgtctttttctaatttaatgCATAATTTCCTAAATTGATTCTACAACAAATTCATGATAAAGCTTAAATTTAATGTACATTAATACTATTAATAGATAGATAACCTCTTTccataattatgtaatacattttaatttaatatacaaatttaaagtgaaagaaaatatttatacgaaaaaatatttatgcagTCACGGGTCAAGgtatataaataaacaacaacatcgcaaaattatttttctttaacaaatttattttaatagaaattatatttcaaaatattttatatattttatgtatttataaatttattttatttgttttaagagatataagattttggaattggaaaaaattatgacccatccctattttattttggttacgatatttaaaatttgtatcagaatattttattaaacttataattacaaatacatatagttaaatattacaaatacatataatttaatataaacaaaaacctaaaaacataaaataaatacccacccgggcgggtcaaggtctagttaTCTTTGTTTTCAAACAATGAAATTGtgtactttaattttaataatatagatgagtttttctttattatttatataatataatattttaacagttgcacttttgttaaaaaatacataaatattaaaagacaAGCCTCCTCAATTTCGCGCAATTTCCTTGTGTTTGTATTACCATGGTGGCTAGTTTGTTTCGGTTGACAAAATGAGGCTTGCATTGTTCTAGTGGCTCCGTATTTTACTCTTCTATGTAAAGAAAAGGTAAAATGATTTCAAGTCACTATAATTTCAAAGTGGAATATTCGTAGATATTAATTACTATCACTTGTTATCTTTACATATCATATCAATTTTACTATATGAAAgttgtatacatttttttttgtttcattgaaCGTAGTCCACAAATTTGATTTTCTCGGCAAAATTGATACTTCTGACCGGCCAAAAGCaagcaatattttttttatcatacgAAAACAAAGATTACTTGTATAAAATATCAAGAAACTGAATCTTACGTAATGAAGTGTAAATTTAACGCATACGATATACGATATACGAATCTCGTGGCACCACAAGAAAATGATACATCCTTTGTTTAATGCATGTTTCCTGTATTTTACAATTATTACGTTTATTTAATACTTCATGTAATGTTTTGAATGTGCATCCGCACATGGTTGGGTTAGCCGAATGAttctaggtttttttttttcttattcataTTGCTAAAAAACATCAATCCATCGTGTCTCGATTGGTAATTCAACTTTCGTCTATAAATCAACCATTATTTCCAAATTTCCCTTAGTTTTTGGCTAAAGTCTAGCCATCAACCGTATATCCACTGACCATGAAATTTATAAAGTgactttaattatatatacttaaaacagaaattttattaataagcTTCCTATGCAATTCGAATAACACGATTCTCTGATAATCCACTAGGGAGGAGTTATTTGGTTGTTGCGCGTAAACATTTTATCAAACACAAACATATTgctttttttaaatgttaaaacacAAACATATTGCTTTAGTGATAGGAAAACTAAAAGAACAAACAGTTGCAAAAAAATCAAAGACTTAAACATGAAGTTGATACATGTATACGTACGAAAATGTCATTCATTATTCactaatattaaaattagttcATATTGGATAATAACAATAACCAAAA
This genomic stretch from Raphanus sativus cultivar WK10039 chromosome 3, ASM80110v3, whole genome shotgun sequence harbors:
- the LOC108845213 gene encoding LOW QUALITY PROTEIN: polygalacturonase (The sequence of the model RefSeq protein was modified relative to this genomic sequence to represent the inferred CDS: inserted 1 base in 1 codon), whose protein sequence is MASLLVLFVVFFFFSSCFAQSYNVLSFGAKPDGKTDATKAFMAVWETACASSRPVTIVFPKGRFLVRSLNFDGSKCKPKPVTFRIDGTLVAPADFRVIGNEDYWIFFQHLDGVTVYGGVLDARGTSLWDCKXSGKNCPSGATTIGFQSSSNVVVSGLTSLNSQMFHVVINGCNNVKLQGVKVLAAGNSPNTDGIHVQSSSTVSIFNTKISTGDDCVSIGPGTNGLWIENVACGPGHGISIGSLGKDSVEAGVQNVTVKTVTFTGTDNGVRIKSWARPSSGFARNIRFQHCVMNNVGNPILIDQNYCPRNENCPGQVSGIKISDVLFVDIHGTSATEVGVKLDCSPKKPCTGIRLEDVKLTYRNKPAASACIHAGGIEAGFLQPNCL